A genome region from Streptomyces pratensis includes the following:
- the sbnA gene encoding 2,3-diaminopropionate biosynthesis protein SbnA has translation MTGIIHGASSDPLVQTSTGIHLIASPSEYIPDGIYLDLSQSLGRRVHLKCEGLNLTGSVKVKAAAEMVDAAERSALLQPGGRIVESSSGSLGVALAMIAAHRGYDFTCVTDNRCNERNLRLMRAYGADVVVIEEPDPVEGLLGARLRFVADLCARDPDVLWLNQYANDSNWLAHYKTTGPSIASACPDAEMVFIGAGTTGTLTGCARYLKQVGHPAKIIAVDSIGSVTFGGPPGPRHIPGLGTGRRPEIVDESVIDEIIMVPEAETIRMCRTMAGRGYLFGGSTGTVLAGMMHRISTERADMLAVAISPDFGERYLDSIYDDEWVKDRFDLGGGAAQITRRVAVPVTDGQGGI, from the coding sequence ATGACAGGGATAATCCATGGGGCGTCAAGCGATCCACTTGTTCAAACTTCAACTGGCATTCACTTAATAGCCTCCCCGTCCGAATACATTCCGGACGGTATTTACCTCGACCTTTCACAATCCCTCGGCCGGCGCGTGCATCTCAAATGCGAGGGCCTCAACCTCACGGGTTCCGTGAAGGTCAAGGCTGCGGCCGAGATGGTTGATGCCGCGGAACGGTCCGCGCTGCTGCAGCCGGGTGGCCGCATCGTCGAGTCGTCCTCGGGCAGCCTCGGCGTGGCACTCGCCATGATCGCCGCCCATCGCGGCTACGACTTCACCTGCGTCACCGACAACCGCTGCAACGAACGCAACCTCCGTCTCATGCGGGCGTACGGGGCCGATGTCGTCGTGATCGAGGAGCCAGATCCGGTCGAGGGTCTGCTCGGGGCCCGCCTGCGGTTCGTCGCCGACCTCTGCGCCCGCGACCCGGATGTGCTGTGGCTCAATCAATACGCCAACGACAGCAACTGGCTCGCTCACTACAAGACCACGGGCCCGTCGATCGCGAGTGCCTGCCCCGACGCGGAGATGGTGTTCATCGGAGCGGGCACGACCGGCACGCTCACCGGGTGCGCACGCTATCTCAAGCAGGTCGGGCACCCGGCCAAGATCATCGCCGTCGACAGCATCGGTTCCGTGACGTTCGGCGGACCCCCCGGCCCCAGACACATTCCCGGGCTCGGAACGGGGCGACGCCCGGAGATCGTCGATGAGAGCGTCATCGACGAGATCATCATGGTTCCGGAAGCGGAAACCATCCGCATGTGCCGGACCATGGCGGGGCGCGGATATCTCTTCGGCGGGTCCACGGGAACCGTACTCGCTGGAATGATGCACCGGATATCCACGGAACGGGCCGACATGCTGGCCGTCGCCATCTCCCCGGATTTCGGTGAACGCTATCTGGATTCCATCTACGACGACGAATGGGTCAAGGACCGGTTCGATCTGGGCGGTGGCGCCGCACAGATCACCCGCCGTGTGGCGGTGCCGGTGACAGACGGCCAGGGGGGCATCTGA
- a CDS encoding vWA domain-containing protein: MSQPITRAMWAAAGPSPTADTSPGTEVPPTGAPQGPAAGPTSPEAAVAALAATGPGLPFLIGVRHHAPSLAAALPALLDAAAPDLLLVELPAEFQPWLGWLAHEETEAPVALAAVPGDGTPAAGERGPAFYPFADFSPELVALRWAARNGVPAVACDLPLADRTWARGGPDTPGPGSAPVRGEGHGLSAALRSRLTGRDGDDLWDRLVEAPAPGSTPEALRRAALLTGWALRYEAEATGGVDGRDLVREDCMRGHVAEALASGRRPAVVVGAFHTPALLSSAPAAAGAPASRERATSGDRREPDADSQAAGAGSGCTVSLIPYAYPLLDSRSGYPAGIRDPEWQQTVLEAAGSPAALHETLIRTAVRVCTSLREQGHPYGPADAREVVRVAGDLARLRELPAPGRGEFLEAVQTVLGRGETYGTGRAVAQALERVLVGARTGRPAPAAPRSGLGPAVEAETAALSLPGPEDAHERTPRDLRLDPARSALDGRRELLLRRLTVCGIPYAQEQAVTGAAGSEGLTTRWHVRWTPATAAMLTAAGARGVTAAQAAEGVLRQRHAAERAEGGPTAAQVVRGLTEAAECGLPDLAGERLTELAAVLPSSGTLPEILTGLDLLDRLTAGSLPGQAAPDAPSASGSTEDPAGPAASASPTVSARAARIAHAAELLTSAAVRQVDGLTGSEEPEDARALLELAQRADRLGGIRLTDALVRLAADGTPLIAAAAGAVRVLTGHEEAEAFGVRVASWVDGAVDSASRATLTARLIGVLTAAGPLLTVGSGTLDPLLHRVVELDDAAFLARLPALRGGFDTLSPAARDRLLDTVEERLGERVDSLDADDPAALAARTAADLSARELLMGLGLPVPPPAHDDRFPPQSEHLATPPPDTPASLTSAPSAGADTSSAPVPAHVGSTGATPARTLAPADRWRLVLGRRPDQLPSAAARLATALDELYGEGRGEGSRGGMPGQGSGRRGGREAPFPGVREWSEELAALFGPGVREEVLAAAAATGRQDVLAEMDPAAATPSVELLRTVLRYAGGLPEARLAALRPLVRRLVDELTRQLATRLRPALTGTMLARPTRRPGGRLDLARTLRANLATARRTADGSVQVIPEKPVFRSRARRSADWRLILVTDVSGSMEASTIWSALTASVLAGVPALSTHFLAFSTEVVDLTGHVHDPLSLLLEVSVGGGTHIAAGMRHARSLITVPTRTLVVVISDFEEGAPVGGLLAEVRALVATGAHVLGCASLDDAGRPRYSTGVAGQLVAAGMPVAALSPLELARWIGEKTA, encoded by the coding sequence ATGAGCCAGCCGATCACCCGCGCCATGTGGGCCGCCGCCGGCCCGTCGCCCACCGCTGACACGTCACCAGGCACCGAGGTGCCGCCCACCGGTGCACCCCAGGGCCCGGCGGCCGGGCCCACCTCTCCGGAGGCGGCGGTCGCGGCCCTCGCGGCGACCGGACCCGGGCTGCCGTTCCTGATCGGGGTACGCCACCACGCGCCTTCGCTCGCGGCCGCCCTGCCGGCGCTCCTGGACGCGGCGGCCCCCGACCTCCTCCTCGTCGAGCTGCCTGCCGAGTTCCAGCCCTGGCTGGGGTGGCTCGCCCACGAGGAGACCGAGGCTCCGGTGGCGCTGGCCGCCGTGCCGGGCGACGGAACCCCGGCGGCCGGCGAACGAGGCCCCGCCTTCTACCCGTTCGCGGACTTCTCGCCCGAACTGGTCGCCCTGCGCTGGGCGGCACGGAACGGCGTCCCGGCCGTGGCCTGCGATCTGCCGCTGGCCGACCGGACCTGGGCACGGGGCGGGCCGGACACCCCCGGCCCCGGTTCCGCACCCGTGCGGGGGGAGGGCCACGGGCTGTCCGCCGCCCTCCGGTCCCGGCTCACCGGCCGCGACGGCGACGACCTGTGGGACCGGCTGGTGGAGGCACCGGCACCCGGTTCGACACCGGAGGCGCTCCGCCGCGCCGCCCTCCTCACCGGCTGGGCGCTGCGGTACGAGGCCGAGGCGACGGGCGGCGTGGACGGCCGGGACCTCGTGCGCGAGGACTGTATGCGCGGACATGTCGCCGAGGCCCTGGCGAGCGGGCGGCGGCCCGCCGTGGTGGTGGGTGCCTTCCACACCCCGGCACTGCTGTCGTCCGCCCCCGCGGCCGCCGGGGCACCCGCCTCACGTGAGCGGGCAACGTCCGGCGACCGGCGCGAGCCGGATGCGGACAGCCAGGCGGCCGGCGCCGGGTCGGGGTGCACGGTCTCCCTGATCCCGTACGCGTACCCACTCCTCGACTCACGGTCCGGATACCCGGCAGGCATCAGGGACCCGGAGTGGCAGCAGACCGTCCTGGAGGCCGCCGGTTCCCCGGCGGCGCTGCACGAGACACTGATCCGCACCGCGGTCCGTGTCTGCACCTCCCTGCGCGAACAGGGTCACCCCTACGGCCCGGCGGACGCCCGGGAGGTCGTCCGGGTCGCCGGAGACCTGGCGCGCCTGCGCGAACTGCCCGCCCCGGGTCGCGGCGAGTTCCTGGAGGCCGTGCAGACGGTGCTCGGGCGCGGCGAGACCTACGGCACCGGCAGAGCCGTCGCCCAGGCCCTCGAACGCGTACTCGTCGGAGCCCGCACCGGACGGCCCGCACCCGCCGCTCCGCGCAGCGGCCTGGGTCCGGCCGTGGAGGCCGAGACCGCGGCGCTCTCGCTCCCCGGCCCGGAGGACGCCCATGAGAGGACGCCACGTGATCTCCGTCTGGACCCGGCCCGATCCGCCCTCGACGGGCGCCGCGAGCTTCTCCTGCGCAGGCTGACGGTGTGCGGCATCCCCTACGCCCAGGAACAGGCGGTGACCGGAGCTGCGGGCTCGGAAGGGCTGACGACTCGATGGCACGTGAGGTGGACCCCGGCGACGGCAGCGATGCTGACCGCGGCCGGGGCCCGCGGCGTCACCGCGGCCCAGGCGGCCGAGGGGGTGTTGCGGCAGCGGCACGCGGCCGAGCGCGCCGAAGGGGGCCCTACGGCCGCCCAGGTCGTGAGGGGCCTCACGGAGGCCGCGGAGTGCGGGCTCCCCGACTTGGCCGGCGAACGGCTCACGGAACTGGCGGCCGTGCTTCCCTCCAGCGGCACCCTTCCCGAAATCCTCACCGGGCTCGACCTCCTGGACCGCCTCACAGCCGGCAGCCTGCCGGGTCAGGCCGCCCCCGACGCTCCGTCGGCCTCCGGCTCCACCGAGGACCCGGCCGGTCCCGCCGCCTCCGCGTCCCCCACCGTCTCCGCCCGTGCTGCCCGCATCGCGCACGCGGCGGAACTGCTGACCTCGGCGGCGGTACGTCAGGTCGACGGCCTCACCGGCTCGGAGGAGCCCGAGGACGCTCGTGCCCTGCTCGAACTGGCCCAGCGCGCAGACCGGTTGGGGGGAATCCGGCTCACCGACGCCCTCGTCCGGCTGGCCGCCGACGGCACCCCGCTGATCGCCGCGGCCGCCGGGGCCGTCCGGGTACTCACGGGCCACGAGGAGGCCGAGGCCTTCGGAGTGCGCGTCGCCTCCTGGGTGGACGGCGCAGTCGACAGCGCCTCACGGGCCACGCTCACCGCACGCCTCATCGGCGTCCTGACGGCTGCGGGCCCGCTCCTGACCGTCGGATCCGGCACCCTGGATCCACTGCTGCACCGTGTCGTCGAGCTTGACGACGCCGCTTTCCTGGCACGGCTGCCCGCCCTGCGCGGCGGCTTCGACACCCTCAGCCCGGCCGCGCGTGACCGGCTGCTGGACACCGTCGAGGAGAGGCTCGGCGAACGGGTGGACAGCCTCGACGCCGACGACCCCGCCGCCCTGGCGGCCCGAACGGCCGCAGACCTCTCGGCCCGCGAACTCCTCATGGGCCTAGGCCTGCCCGTACCGCCCCCCGCGCACGACGACCGGTTCCCGCCGCAGTCGGAACACCTCGCCACGCCCCCACCCGACACCCCGGCATCCCTCACCAGCGCACCCTCCGCCGGGGCGGACACCTCCTCCGCCCCCGTACCCGCGCATGTCGGCTCCACAGGGGCCACCCCCGCGCGGACCCTCGCGCCCGCCGACCGGTGGCGGCTCGTGCTCGGTCGACGCCCCGATCAACTGCCGTCCGCCGCCGCCCGTCTGGCGACCGCCTTGGACGAGCTGTACGGCGAAGGACGCGGCGAGGGGTCACGTGGCGGCATGCCCGGCCAGGGCAGTGGCCGACGTGGAGGCCGGGAGGCGCCGTTTCCCGGTGTCCGCGAGTGGTCCGAGGAGCTGGCCGCGCTGTTCGGCCCAGGCGTCCGCGAGGAAGTCCTCGCCGCCGCTGCCGCGACCGGCCGACAGGACGTCCTCGCCGAGATGGACCCGGCGGCTGCCACACCCTCCGTGGAACTGCTCCGTACGGTCCTGCGCTACGCAGGCGGCCTCCCCGAGGCGCGTCTGGCGGCGCTCCGGCCCCTGGTCCGCCGTCTGGTCGACGAACTGACCAGGCAGCTCGCCACCCGGCTGCGGCCCGCCCTCACCGGCACCATGCTGGCCAGGCCGACCCGCCGCCCGGGCGGCCGGCTGGACCTGGCGCGGACGCTGCGCGCCAATCTGGCCACCGCCCGCCGGACGGCCGACGGATCGGTTCAGGTGATTCCCGAGAAGCCCGTGTTCCGCAGCCGGGCCCGCCGGTCCGCCGACTGGCGCCTGATCCTGGTCACCGACGTCTCCGGATCCATGGAGGCGTCCACGATCTGGTCCGCGCTGACCGCCTCGGTGCTGGCCGGTGTGCCGGCCCTGAGCACCCACTTCCTCGCGTTCTCCACCGAGGTCGTCGACCTGACCGGCCACGTGCACGATCCCCTCTCCCTCCTGCTGGAGGTGAGCGTGGGCGGCGGAACGCACATCGCCGCCGGGATGCGGCACGCGCGCAGCCTGATCACGGTGCCCACCCGGACCCTCGTCGTCGTCATCAGCGACTTCGAGGAGGGCGCCCCGGTCGGCGGACTGCTGGCCGAGGTGCGGGCCCTGGTAGCCACCGGGGCCCACGTCCTCGGGTGCGCGAGCCTCGACGACGCGGGCCGTCCCCGCTACTCGACGGGTGTCGCCGGCCAGCTCGTGGCCGCAGGTATGCCCGTGGCCGCGCTCAGCCCACTCGAACTGGCCCGCTGGATAGGGGAGAAGACCGCATGA
- a CDS encoding non-ribosomal peptide synthetase — MAEQHSIIGLFEKQVQQSPDSTAVVFGDDRLTYRELREEARRVAGRLRGLGVGPETLVGMAFPRSADAVVCMLGIVLAGGAYLPVNPAFPAERLGRVLGDACTPLVVCAPEAAETMRQALPEGTALRTFPDLFADDAAPADGELPEAVPADALAYVMYTSGSTGRPKGVMVEHRGVVRLVKDTDYFEFSPDERFLLTGALEFDASTFEIWGALLNGAVLHIVDQETLVVPQRLKRALEQARTTVLWLTAPLFNQLVDEDVLLFEGLGTLLVGGDALSCPHVNRVLEACPGLRLLNGYGPTENTTFTTVFPVERSYESAVPIGRPIAGTTARVLDSDLRPVPTGQIGELFTGGLGLARGYLHNPSATAKSFLVLDGERYYRTGDLVSADSTGVLSFHGRSDGQVKIRGHRVEVQEVNSALLGLPGVRDAHTGVQDSAAGRRLIGYVVTDREVDEEVVLSELRRRMPSYMCPQRIVRVPRLPLNANGKVDTAQLPAPAASVHPLAGLLSSEEEKLAVLWAEVLHCEPEVIGPDSDFFELGGTSLTAGALISRIGRVLGMALSFKELFSARTLRGMTRSVAEAEPQAFAAIPELLVDGDLPLHPQQRGMYVLWQVDEESLAYNVPARLDVSGRLDPDRLRTALRQLTQRHDALRTRFVTEMDAQGRPQVRQLVQGSVNVPLEVLSGSGALTDEDVVARFVRPFDLANGPLLRALLVQDRERDDRLYLDVHHIVFDGVSLALLVDELLDLYVGVRPEEPATTYAAAGRWLDVELETGRFARDRAYWLERFRDAPPPLDLPTDHPRPAIRSTRGAVVRSELGTACQDAVRRCAAAHSVTDFSVLLIAYAAVLARLSGQRDLVVGCPVSGRVHPDLDRVIGMFVNTVALRLQIDDSATLGDLLAQAGREHRVGLTHQAYPFDRLVEQVAPRRNPSRNALFDAFFALQNIDFHVFRKHGRRVTVSLPHPGTNRFDLNLQAHQRPQGLCLELEYSTALFTRQSAESLLEQIVATLDEVLHRPGLPVFPPATRSAAPPTTARTAPATDFAF, encoded by the coding sequence ATGGCCGAGCAGCACAGCATCATCGGACTGTTCGAGAAGCAGGTACAGCAGTCACCGGACAGCACAGCGGTCGTCTTCGGCGACGACCGGCTGACCTACCGGGAACTGCGTGAAGAGGCACGTCGTGTGGCCGGTCGGCTGCGAGGGCTCGGGGTCGGCCCCGAGACCCTTGTCGGCATGGCGTTTCCGCGCTCCGCGGACGCTGTGGTCTGCATGCTCGGGATCGTCCTGGCAGGTGGCGCCTACCTCCCCGTGAACCCGGCCTTCCCCGCAGAGCGGCTCGGTCGTGTGCTCGGTGACGCGTGTACGCCCTTGGTGGTGTGCGCCCCCGAGGCCGCTGAGACCATGCGCCAGGCACTCCCGGAGGGAACCGCCTTACGCACGTTCCCGGACCTGTTCGCCGATGACGCCGCTCCGGCCGACGGCGAACTGCCGGAGGCCGTCCCTGCGGACGCCCTTGCGTACGTGATGTACACCTCGGGCAGCACGGGACGCCCCAAAGGCGTCATGGTGGAACACCGGGGGGTGGTGCGCCTGGTCAAGGACACCGATTACTTCGAGTTCTCACCGGACGAGCGCTTCCTGCTGACCGGAGCCCTGGAGTTCGACGCCTCGACCTTCGAGATCTGGGGCGCACTCCTGAACGGGGCCGTCCTGCACATCGTCGACCAGGAGACCCTCGTCGTCCCGCAGCGTCTGAAGCGTGCTCTGGAGCAGGCGCGGACGACGGTCCTCTGGCTGACCGCACCGCTCTTCAACCAGCTCGTCGACGAGGACGTCCTGCTGTTCGAGGGCCTAGGCACGCTCCTGGTGGGGGGCGACGCGCTTTCCTGCCCTCACGTGAACCGGGTGCTCGAAGCCTGCCCGGGCCTGCGGCTGCTCAACGGCTACGGCCCCACCGAGAACACCACCTTCACGACCGTCTTCCCTGTGGAGCGTTCCTACGAGTCCGCCGTTCCCATCGGCCGCCCGATCGCCGGGACCACCGCCCGTGTTCTCGACAGCGACCTGCGTCCGGTGCCGACCGGACAGATCGGCGAGCTGTTCACCGGTGGGCTGGGGCTGGCACGCGGCTACCTGCACAACCCTTCGGCGACGGCGAAGAGTTTCCTCGTGCTCGACGGCGAGCGCTACTACCGCACCGGCGACCTGGTCAGCGCGGACTCCACGGGCGTCCTGTCGTTCCACGGCCGCAGCGACGGCCAGGTCAAGATCCGCGGCCACCGGGTCGAGGTTCAGGAGGTCAACAGTGCCCTCCTGGGCCTCCCCGGTGTGCGCGACGCGCACACCGGCGTCCAGGACTCCGCGGCAGGAAGGAGGCTGATCGGCTACGTGGTCACGGACCGCGAGGTCGACGAGGAGGTCGTGCTCAGCGAGCTGAGGCGCCGTATGCCCTCGTACATGTGCCCGCAGCGGATCGTGCGGGTCCCCCGGTTGCCGCTCAATGCCAACGGCAAGGTGGACACCGCCCAACTGCCCGCTCCGGCCGCCTCCGTGCACCCGCTCGCCGGGCTGCTGAGCAGCGAAGAGGAGAAGCTGGCCGTTCTCTGGGCGGAGGTGCTGCACTGCGAACCAGAGGTGATCGGCCCGGACAGCGACTTCTTCGAGCTGGGCGGGACATCCCTCACCGCCGGAGCACTCATCAGCAGGATCGGGCGCGTGCTGGGCATGGCGTTGAGCTTCAAGGAGCTGTTCTCCGCGCGCACGCTGCGCGGCATGACGCGCAGCGTGGCGGAGGCCGAGCCTCAGGCCTTCGCAGCCATCCCGGAACTACTGGTCGACGGTGACCTGCCCCTGCACCCTCAGCAGCGTGGCATGTACGTGCTGTGGCAGGTCGACGAGGAGTCGCTCGCGTACAACGTTCCGGCGCGTCTGGACGTGAGCGGGCGCCTGGACCCCGATCGGCTGCGGACCGCGCTGCGTCAGCTGACGCAGCGTCATGATGCTCTGCGCACGCGCTTCGTCACCGAGATGGACGCTCAGGGCAGGCCTCAGGTGCGGCAGCTCGTCCAGGGCTCCGTGAACGTGCCGCTCGAGGTCCTGTCCGGTTCGGGAGCGTTGACGGACGAGGACGTCGTCGCCCGGTTCGTCCGCCCCTTCGACCTGGCGAACGGTCCCCTGCTACGCGCTCTGCTCGTGCAGGACCGGGAGCGTGACGACCGCCTGTACCTGGACGTTCACCACATCGTCTTCGACGGGGTGTCGCTCGCGCTCCTGGTCGACGAACTCCTCGACCTCTACGTGGGTGTCCGGCCGGAGGAGCCGGCCACGACCTACGCCGCGGCCGGCCGGTGGCTGGACGTCGAACTCGAGACCGGCCGGTTCGCGCGGGACCGCGCGTACTGGCTGGAGCGGTTCCGGGACGCCCCGCCGCCCCTGGACCTGCCGACGGACCACCCGCGCCCCGCCATCCGCAGCACCCGGGGCGCCGTGGTGCGAAGCGAGCTGGGGACGGCGTGCCAGGACGCGGTGCGTCGCTGCGCCGCCGCTCACTCGGTCACCGACTTCTCCGTCCTGCTGATCGCTTACGCCGCCGTACTGGCCCGGCTCAGCGGGCAACGCGATCTTGTCGTCGGCTGTCCGGTGAGCGGGCGGGTCCATCCCGATCTGGACCGTGTGATCGGGATGTTCGTCAACACTGTCGCGCTGCGCCTGCAGATCGACGACAGCGCGACACTGGGTGACCTGCTGGCCCAGGCAGGTCGCGAGCACCGCGTCGGACTGACTCACCAGGCCTATCCCTTCGACCGGCTGGTGGAACAGGTCGCGCCCCGGCGGAATCCGAGCCGCAACGCGCTCTTCGACGCCTTCTTCGCGCTCCAGAACATCGACTTCCACGTCTTCCGTAAGCACGGGCGCCGCGTGACGGTCTCGCTGCCGCATCCCGGCACCAACCGCTTCGACCTCAACCTGCAGGCGCACCAGCGCCCGCAGGGTCTGTGCCTCGAACTCGAATACTCGACCGCTCTGTTCACCCGGCAGTCGGCGGAGTCGCTGCTGGAACAGATCGTGGCCACCCTCGACGAGGTACTGCACCGTCCCGGCCTCCCCGTATTCCCGCCGGCAACCAGGTCCGCCGCGCCGCCGACAACCGCGCGCACCGCACCTGCCACCGACTTCGCTTTCTAG